The DNA region AAAATGCTATTGCCTACGTCAATAATCACATAGAACATACTAATGTAATAACGTAACTGGAATATAAACCGATAAAAAACTCGGAGGTAAACGTCCAATTACAATCGTGTTAATACGTTATTTATCTTCCCAATAATCATGATTATTACGCTTGTTTCCTTCGCAGGTTCTAGCCTGATCAGGTTCAACGGATCCCGAATAAACGGTCTCAGCCATAATGGCACTCCGACAAGATGTCACGCAGTATAAGCAAGCTTGTTGCTAAATAACAAGCACTAAAATAATCATTTCATACAAAAGTAATCAATCCACATGTCAGAAACTGATGCAGTGTCATTGATATCTCCATGATTCATTTATCACCACAGACAGGTATTTATCAAGGTGCGACACTATGTCGCATTCATCATATTTATTAGCAAGTTATAATTTAACAGACTGATAAACACCTTTGAAATATATTCATCAAAGGTTGATAAAATAACAATAAAGGTGATGACGTTGGCAAATAAAGCAATCCAAACCATTAAATTAAATACAAATTACCCATGGGTTTACTCATCAATTTCATTGGCTGTAATGTTTGCTATTACACAACCAGTAATGGCTGAGCAGTACGATAAGCAAAATAGTGAAGGCATTGAGCGGGTTGAAGTACATGGACAAGCGGCCAATAACGATTTACTCGGTTCTGCCCAAAACTTATTAAATAAACAAGGTGTAGATTTTTCTGAAGCGGGTGGCGTTTCTGCATTACCGATTTTAAATGGCATGATGGGCGATCGGATCAAAGTGCTCATTGATGGCAGCGACATTACGTCATCATGTGCAAACCAGATGAACCCGCCACTTTCATATGTGTCAGCCAATCAAATTAGTTCGACTCAAGTTGTTGCTGGAGTCTCTCCGGTGAGCGCCGGTGGCGATAACATTGCTGGCGTAATTAACGTCACTAGCTTAACCCCTGTATTTACCGATAGCGATACAGTGACATGGCAAAGTGGTAACATATCTAGCGGTTATCGAAGCACTAATGACGCCATTCTCGCAGGTGTAAATGCCACTGTAGCAAGTAAAACATTAAGCTTTAGTTACCAAGGATCATTTGAAGATGCAAACAGCTATACAGATGGCCATGGCGATAAAGTACTAGACACTTTGTACCAATCACAAAATCATGCATTAACCGCTGCTTGGCAAGATGACATTCAACAAGTTGCAGTCAAACTGACTCATCAACATATCCCCTTTCAAGGTTTTGCAAACCAGTATATGGACATGACGAATAATGACAGTTATGGCGCATTAGTACGTTATCAACGAACGCTTGAAAACGAAGGCGAATTCACAGCCCAAGCAAACTGGCACAATGTAGAGCATGAAATGGGCTTCTTTACCGATGAGAAAACCGGCATGATGCCAATGAAAACTAAGGGTAAAGATTACAGTTACCAACTGCATTGGCAGCTGCCAATGAGCTCAGACAGCACCTTATTAATTGGCCAAGAATATTATGTTTATCAACTTGATGATACATGGCCAGCGATTGAAGGTTCAGCCATGATGGGCCCAAATGATTACGTCAATATTAATGATGGCGAACGTCAACGTGCTGCACTCTATGGCGAGTGGCAACACACAATGAATACAGATTGGTGGCTGTCTGCAGGTGTTCGTTATGAATACGTATCGACAAGCACGGGTGAGGTTCAGCCTTATAACACCATGAGCATGATGGGCATGACCAATGTTAATACCATGGCCGCAGATGAATTTAATAGCCTATATCGAAAGCGCAATGACAATAACATCGATGCCACCCTTCTAGCTCGCTATCAACTCAGTGATACTGAAGTGATAGAACTTGGTTTAGCCCGAAAGAACCGCGCCCCAAATTTATATGAGCGATACAGTTGGGGCCAAAGCACCATGGCGACGACTATGATTGGCTGGTACGGCGATGCAAACGGCTACATAGGCAATCCTGACCTTGGTGCAGAAACGGCACACACATTAAGTATGGCTTACAAGCTAGTACAAGATGATTTAGCGTTTAGCGCAACAGCTTGGTACAGCAGCATTAACGATTTTATTGATGCCAATGTGGTCAGCAGCTTTAATCGCACAAGCATCGATAGTAATAGTCGTAATATTTTACAGTTTGCAAATGTGAACGCGACCTTGTTTGGTGCACGCATAGATGCTGAATATCAACTAGCAGACAACGACACTGGTAAATGGCTCTTTAACGCTAACATCAACGCAACACGCGGCGAAAGAGATGACAACGACCAGCCGCTGTATCAAATAAAACCTTTGCAAACCGAGCTAGCTTTACAACAACAGCTAGGGGATTGGCAAAATAGAATCAGTTGGCAATGGGTTGCAAATAAAGATCGCGTGGATGAGCAGCGTTTAGAAAATACAACTGACAGTTACTCACTGCTTAACTTAAGCAGCAGTATCAAATGGCAAGATGCGACAATGACTATTGCAGTGAAAAATCTACTTGATGAGTATTATCAACTGCCACTAGGCGGTGTCAGTATCGCTGAATATAAGGCTGACAACAGTAACGGTTTTCAACAAATAGCCGGTGCGGGTCGCTCACTCGAATTGAATGTCAGTTACGCGTTCTAGTTAACCAGCCATAAGTAATAAAACATATGGCCAGTAATGTGTACCACATTATTAGCTAGGCTAAAACACCAATTCTGGTAATTTTTGAACAGAAAAAAACCTCTATATTGCTGTAGAGGCTTTCATCTTATTTGGCGGAGCGGACGCTGATGTTGAAACAGTCAACCCGCGACCTCCGACATGACAGGCCAGGCCAGTTTCTATTGATCTGCGATGGAATAACATTAATGCGCTGACATTTGATAATCTAGCAGGTACTGCATTCTAGGCTGAATAACCAATTCTATTGATTTTTAGACAGAAAAAAGCCCCTACATTGCTGTAGAGGCTTTTTTTCTTATTTGGCGGAGCGGACGGGACTCGAACCCGCGACCCCCGGCGTGACAGGCCGGTATTCTAACCAACTGAACTACCGCTCCAAAACGGTTTGTATACACTTAATAAAAACGAAAATAGAATGAATATTACCTATTTTATTAAATGCAAACAGATACTTGAATAGCGGAACGGACGTTGATATTAAAACAGTGAACCCGCGTCCCCTAGCATGACAGGCCGGTAATATAACCAACTGAACTACCATTCCATACAAGTGCGATGAATAATAATGTTGTGCTTATTTATCGTCAACTTATTTTTTATTTTGCCTATTTGTTTGGCTAAAAATCACGCAAACCACACTTTTTAGCACAAAACTCATCCACTTCAACTTATTCGATTTTATCATCGGGTATACTCAAATCAATGTCATCCAAATCAACAGTGTCTAAAAGTGTATCAATTGATTGTTCTGGTTGCTGTGATTCTTGTTGTAACCTTAACTCAGCTGCCGCCATCGCTTTAGCGAGTGTTTGTCTCTTACGCCACACGATTAAACTCATAATGCCAAATAACAGCAGTATGCCGTTAATGATAATTATCCAGAACATTGCATTATCTTTAGCGGCTTCTTCTTCCATTTCAGCTTGAATTGCCGCTTTTTCAGCGATCACTTTAATTGTTTCTGCTGTAATTGAAACGGGAGGCTCAATAAAATTAAAAAACATTTCAGGTAGGTAGAGCACTATTTCACGGCCATCAACTGTGGTTGATACTGCAGTTCCCTTGACTCGATAACTACCAAACTCAGTGACTTTAGGTAAATATAAAATTTGTTCCGCACTCGTCACCGCTTGTAATGTAACTGGTAAAATCAACCCTGCAGGTCCAACTAACTCAAACTCAAAATGAGTTTGTTCTAACATTAATGCTGATTCATTGACCGATAATTGTATTTTCCATATGCCTTTTGATAGATCA from Shewanella polaris includes:
- a CDS encoding TonB-dependent receptor plug domain-containing protein encodes the protein MTLANKAIQTIKLNTNYPWVYSSISLAVMFAITQPVMAEQYDKQNSEGIERVEVHGQAANNDLLGSAQNLLNKQGVDFSEAGGVSALPILNGMMGDRIKVLIDGSDITSSCANQMNPPLSYVSANQISSTQVVAGVSPVSAGGDNIAGVINVTSLTPVFTDSDTVTWQSGNISSGYRSTNDAILAGVNATVASKTLSFSYQGSFEDANSYTDGHGDKVLDTLYQSQNHALTAAWQDDIQQVAVKLTHQHIPFQGFANQYMDMTNNDSYGALVRYQRTLENEGEFTAQANWHNVEHEMGFFTDEKTGMMPMKTKGKDYSYQLHWQLPMSSDSTLLIGQEYYVYQLDDTWPAIEGSAMMGPNDYVNINDGERQRAALYGEWQHTMNTDWWLSAGVRYEYVSTSTGEVQPYNTMSMMGMTNVNTMAADEFNSLYRKRNDNNIDATLLARYQLSDTEVIELGLARKNRAPNLYERYSWGQSTMATTMIGWYGDANGYIGNPDLGAETAHTLSMAYKLVQDDLAFSATAWYSSINDFIDANVVSSFNRTSIDSNSRNILQFANVNATLFGARIDAEYQLADNDTGKWLFNANINATRGERDDNDQPLYQIKPLQTELALQQQLGDWQNRISWQWVANKDRVDEQRLENTTDSYSLLNLSSSIKWQDATMTIAVKNLLDEYYQLPLGGVSIAEYKADNSNGFQQIAGAGRSLELNVSYAF